The Candidatus Hydrogenedens sp. genome includes a window with the following:
- a CDS encoding sensor domain-containing diguanylate cyclase, which yields MSVTNKSIDEKVHSILSEQALQIIKHLNIGAYVVSPEREIYLWNDKAKEITGYSQEEVEGRKCQDNILRHVDDNGTELCIQGCPLYETIKDGQLRKARVYLRHKAGFRMPVKVETLPIMVNNEIKGAIEFFQEDTEELNLLEELRRTREKALICPLTEIGNRRYTEQVLEDRLEEMKRLKSSLGLFFMDIDDFKCINDTYGHPIGDIVLKMVARTLVNIMRPYDFVGRWGGEEMVAIIPHVKQEELYPLGERFRKLISASSIKTTQGRLNVTVSIGATISNENDTIQSIIERADQMMYISKREGKNRVTVYNG from the coding sequence ATGAGTGTTACAAATAAAAGTATTGATGAAAAAGTGCATAGTATTCTTTCAGAACAAGCATTACAAATTATCAAACACCTTAACATAGGGGCGTATGTTGTCTCACCAGAACGGGAAATTTATTTATGGAACGATAAAGCCAAAGAAATAACAGGCTATAGCCAAGAGGAAGTAGAAGGGAGAAAGTGTCAAGATAATATTTTAAGGCATGTAGATGACAATGGGACTGAACTGTGCATTCAAGGTTGCCCCTTATACGAAACAATTAAAGATGGGCAACTCCGTAAGGCTCGCGTTTATTTGCGACATAAGGCAGGTTTTCGAATGCCTGTAAAAGTGGAGACACTACCAATTATGGTAAACAACGAGATTAAAGGTGCTATTGAATTTTTTCAAGAGGATACTGAAGAACTTAATTTATTAGAAGAACTTCGGAGAACCCGTGAAAAAGCACTCATTTGCCCTTTAACCGAGATTGGAAACCGCAGGTATACAGAACAAGTACTGGAAGACCGTTTAGAAGAAATGAAGCGATTAAAAAGCAGTTTGGGATTATTCTTTATGGACATTGATGATTTTAAATGTATTAATGATACTTATGGACATCCTATTGGCGATATTGTCTTAAAGATGGTTGCCCGAACTTTAGTTAACATTATGCGACCTTACGATTTTGTAGGGCGTTGGGGTGGAGAAGAAATGGTCGCAATTATTCCTCATGTAAAACAGGAAGAATTATATCCTCTGGGAGAGCGATTTCGTAAATTAATTTCCGCAAGTAGTATCAAAACAACACAAGGCAGGTTAAATGTTACCGTATCTATCGGAGCTACCATCTCCAACGAAAATGATACCATCCAATCTATTATTGAACGGGCTGACCAGATGATGTATATAAGTAAAAGGGAGGGTAAAAACCGCGTTACAGTCTACAACGGGTAA